One Streptomyces sp. RPA4-2 genomic window carries:
- a CDS encoding LytTR family DNA-binding domain-containing protein encodes MLRVLAVDDEQPSLEELLYLLNADPRVAAAEGASDATEALRRINRALASGPDGPEAIDVVFLDIHMPGLDGLDLARLLTGFAHPPLVVFVTAHEGFAVQAFDLKAVDYVLKPVRRERLAEAVRRADQLRRTAPLIPVHEPDPDHISVELGGVTRFVAVEDITHVEAHGDYARLHTAQGSHLVRIPLSTLEERWRTRGFVRIHRRHLVALRHIGELRLDAGTVSVLVDSVELQVSRRHTRELRDLLMRRTTS; translated from the coding sequence ATGCTGCGCGTGCTCGCCGTCGACGACGAACAACCGTCCCTGGAGGAGCTTCTCTATCTCCTCAACGCCGATCCCCGGGTCGCCGCCGCCGAGGGCGCGAGCGACGCGACCGAGGCGCTGCGCCGGATCAACCGGGCCCTCGCCTCAGGACCCGACGGGCCCGAGGCGATCGACGTCGTCTTCCTCGACATCCACATGCCCGGACTCGACGGACTCGACCTGGCCCGGCTGCTCACCGGTTTCGCCCACCCGCCGCTCGTCGTCTTCGTCACGGCGCACGAGGGATTCGCCGTCCAGGCCTTCGACCTCAAGGCCGTCGACTACGTACTGAAGCCGGTGCGCAGGGAGCGCCTCGCCGAGGCCGTCCGCCGGGCCGACCAACTCCGGCGCACCGCACCGCTGATCCCCGTGCACGAACCCGACCCGGACCACATCTCCGTCGAACTCGGCGGCGTGACCCGCTTCGTGGCCGTGGAGGACATCACCCACGTCGAGGCGCACGGCGACTACGCGCGCCTGCACACCGCGCAGGGCAGCCATCTGGTCCGCATACCGCTGTCCACCCTGGAGGAACGCTGGCGGACCCGCGGCTTCGTCCGCATCCACCGGCGCCACCTGGTCGCCCTGCGCCACATAGGCGAACTCCGCCTGGACGCGGGTACGGTGAGCGTTCTCGTGGACTCCGTCGAACTCCAGGTCAGCCGTCGGCACACGCGCGAACTGCGTGACCTGCTGATGCGCCGGACCACCAGCTGA
- a CDS encoding Lrp/AsnC family transcriptional regulator, giving the protein MNSKSGMFDELDRKIITALMANARTSFAEIGAAIGLSATAVKRRVDRLRETGVITGFTATVKPTALGWRTEAYVEVYCEGAAPPRRLAEVVRNHPEITAAMTVTGGADALLHVRATDVDHFEEVLERIRTEPFIRKTISYMVLSHLLPEAPEAGATHAAPEEAQDAANVR; this is encoded by the coding sequence ATGAACAGCAAGTCCGGGATGTTCGACGAACTCGACCGTAAGATCATCACAGCCCTGATGGCCAATGCCCGGACGAGCTTCGCCGAGATCGGCGCGGCGATCGGGCTGTCGGCGACCGCCGTCAAGCGGCGGGTGGACCGGCTCCGGGAGACCGGCGTGATCACCGGGTTCACGGCCACGGTGAAGCCGACGGCGCTCGGCTGGCGCACGGAGGCGTACGTCGAGGTGTACTGCGAGGGCGCGGCACCGCCCCGGCGGCTCGCGGAGGTGGTCCGCAACCATCCGGAGATCACCGCCGCCATGACCGTGACCGGGGGCGCGGACGCGCTGCTGCATGTGCGTGCCACCGATGTGGACCACTTCGAGGAGGTCCTGGAGCGGATCCGCACCGAGCCCTTCATCCGGAAGACGATCAGTTACATGGTGCTGTCCCATCTGCTGCCGGAGGCGCCCGAGGCGGGCGCGACCCATGCCGCCCCGGAAGAGGCTCAGGACGCAGCAAACGTGCGCTGA